A DNA window from Nerophis lumbriciformis linkage group LG33, RoL_Nlum_v2.1, whole genome shotgun sequence contains the following coding sequences:
- the LOC133575934 gene encoding uncharacterized protein, giving the protein MKCLERESEVQRTGPGPGETQEEPGQETPHRSQSLHVPESLNPSRVVPQQRIKWPQANRRSEWLQFDEDVSNIIQATAKGDVDSRLQAMSTIIVSYGSERFGRMEKGNTEATPYTMNRRATKIHQLRQELRTLRKQFKRVSEEDKQPLEELRNILRKKLTTLRRAEWHRRCGRERARKRAVFIANPFRFAKQLLGDKRSGRLECPREEVNRFLQNTMSDPLRGQDLGPNRALISPAPPTAEFQLTEPSLKEVEEVIKAARSASSPGPSGVPYLVYKRCPGLLKHLWKTLKVIWRRGRVANQWRCAEGVWIPKEEDSKNINQFRTISLLSVEGKVFFSIVFRRLTEFLLKNNYIDTSVQKGGIPGVPGCLEHNGVVTQLIREAHESRGELAVLWLDLTNAYGSIPQKLVELALHRHHVPSQIKDLILDYYNNFRLRVTSGSITSDWHRLEKGIITGCTISVVLFTLAMNMVVKSAEVECRGPLSRSGVRQPPIRAYMDDLTITTTSVPGSRWILQGLERLIGWARMSFKPAKSRSMVLKKGKVVNKFRFSISGKVIPSITEQPVKSLGKLFDSSLKDSAAIQKSTEELGGWLTKVDKSGLPGRFKAWIYQHSILPRVLWPLLVYAVPVTTVEAFERKISSFLRKWLGLPRSLNSAALYGTSNILQLPFSGLTEEFKVARTREALQYRDSRDCKVSSAGIEVRTGRKWKAEKAVEVAESRLRQKALVGAIATGRAGLGYFPKTQVSQARGKDRRHLLQEEVRAGLEEERVGRVVGLRQQGAWTRWEGMLQRKVTWSNIMQADLHRVRFLVAAVYDSLPSPANLHVWGKSETPFCSLCSGRGSLEHLLSSCPKSLADGRYRWRHDQVLKAVAESIASAISSSKQHHAPKKAISFIKAGVRPRARPKTITGLLHTAPDWQLHVDLGKQLRFPQHIVKTSLRPDMIIISEASKHLIMLELTVPWEERIEEANEKKRAKYQELVEDCRGRGWRTFYEPIEVGCRGFAGRSLCKVLGRLGVKGAAKRRAIQSASEAAEKATRWLWLKRADPWVATGTQAGT; this is encoded by the coding sequence ATGAAATGTTTGGAGCGGGAGAGCGAGGTTCAACGCACAGGTCCTGGACCTGGTGAGACGCAGGAGGAGCCCGGACAGGAGACACCCCACAGATCCCAGTCCCTCCACGTACCGGAGTCTCTCAATCCCAGCAGAGTAGTTCCACAGCAGCGGATTAAATGGCCCCAAGCAAACAGACGGAGCGAGTGGCTGCAGTTTGATGAGGACGTGTCCAACATCATCCAAGCCACAGCTAAAGGAGATGTCGACAGCAGGCTCCAGGCAATGAGTACCATCATCGTCAGCTATGGCTCAGAAAGATTCGGACGGATGGAGAAGGGCAACACTGAGGCCACCCCCTACACCATGAATCGCAGAGCCACTAAGATACACCAACTGCGCCAGGAGCTTCGAACCCTCAGGAAACAGTTCAAGAGAGTTTCTGAGGAGGACAAACAACCTTTAGAAGAGCTGCGCAACATCCTGCGGAAGAAGCTGACAACTCTCCGCAGAGCAGAGTGGCACAGGAGGTGTGGAAGAGAGAGAGCTAGGAAGCGAGCAGTCTTCATTGCCAACCCCTTTCGGTTTGCTAAACAGCTGCTCGGGGACAAGCGCAGTGGCCGGCTTGAGTGCCCAAGAGAGGAAGTGAATCGCTTCCTCCAGAATACCATGAGCGACCCACTGAGGGGACAAGATCTAGGACCCAACAGAGCGCTCATCAGCCCTGCGCCACCAACGGCAGAGTTCCAGTTGACAGAGCCCAGTTTGAAGGAGGTTGAAGAGGTCATCAAGGCAGCCCGCTCAGCATCTTCCCCTGGCCCCAGTGGTGTACCTTACCTCGTCTACAAGCGCTGTCCAGGGCTTCTCAAGCATCTGTGGAAGACCTTGAAGGTGATCTGGCGAAGGGGGAGAGTGGCCAACCAGTGGAGGTGTGCAGAGGGAGTATGGATCCCCAAGGAGGAGGACTCGAAAAACATCAACCAGTTTCGGACTATATCACTTCTGAGTGTGGAAGGGAAGGTGTTCTTCAGCATCGTCTTCCGAAGACTGACCGAGTTTCTCCTCAAGAACAACTACATCGACACTTCAGTGCAGAAGGGGGGGATTCCTGGAGTCCCCGGCTGTCTAGAGCACAACGGTGTCGTCACACAGCTCATCAGAGAGGCCCATGAGAGCAGAGGGGAACTTGCTGTGTTGTGGTTGGACCTGACTAACGCCTATGGGTCCATCCCACAGAAGCTAGTTGAGCTTGCGCTACACCGCCACCATGTTCCCAGCCAGATCAAGGACTTGATCCTGGATTATTACAATAACTTCAGGCTCCGGGTCACTTCTGGGTCAATAACCTCTGACTGGCATCGCCTTGAGAAGGGAATAATAACAGGATGCACCATCTCCGTTGTCCTTTTTACACTGGCGATGAATATGGTGGTAAAGTCTGCTGAGGTGGAATGCAGAGGGCCTCTGTCCAGATCAGGTGTTCGACAGCCCCCCATTAGAGCCTATATGGATGACCTTACCATAACAACAACATCAGTACCAGGGAGCAGGTGGATCTTGCAGGGATTGGAGAGGCTCATTGGGTGGGCCAGGATGAGTTTCAAGCCCGCAAAGTCAaggtccatggtgctgaagaagGGGAAGGTGGTCAACAAATTCCGATTCTCAATCTCAGGAAAGGTCATTCCATCCATCACGGAGCAACCAGTCAAGAGCTTGGGAAAGCTCTTTGACTCCAGCCTGAAGGACTCTGCTGCTATCCAGAAGTCTACTGAAGAGCTTGGAGGGTGGCTCACCAAAGTAGACAAGTCTGGCCTACCTGGTAGATTCAAAGCCTGGATCTACCAGCACTCCATCCTTCCCAGAGTCCTGTGGCCTCTCCTTGTATATGCAGTCCCAGTAACAACAGTGGAAGCCTTTGAAAGGAAGATCAGCAGCTTTCTGCGGAAATGGCTGGGTCTCCCACGCAGCCTCAACAGCGCTGCTCTGTACGGGACAAGCAACATCCTGCAGCTACCTTTCAGTGGGCTCACTGAAGAATTCAAGGTGGCACGCACAAGAGAAGCCCTACAGTACAGAGACTCCAGGGACTGCAAGGTGTCATCAGCCGGGATTGAAGTGAGGACAGGAAGGAAGTGGAAGGCAGAAAAGGCAGTGGAGGTGGCTGAGTCACGCCTTAGACAAAAGGCACTGGTTGGGGCCATAGCAACAGGGAGAGCAGGCTTGGGCTACTTCCCAAAGACCCAAGTCAGCCAGGCCCGGGGCAAAGACAGACGACATCTACTCCAGGAGGAGGTCCGAGCAGGCTTGGAGGAAGAGCGAGTGGGCAGGGTAGTGGGACTCCGGCAACAGGGGGCATGGACAAGATGGGAGGGCATGTTGCAGCGCAAAGTCACCTGGTCAAACATCATGCAGGCAGACCTCCACCGCGTCCGGTTCCTCGTGGCAGCAGTCTACGATTCCCTCCCTAGCCCAGCAAACCTCCATGTTTGGGGGAAGAGCGAGACACCCTTCTGCTCCCTTTGCTCTGGAAGAGGCTCCTTGGAACATCTCCTCAGCAGTTGCCCAAAGTCTCTGGCTGATGGTCGCTATCGCTGGCGTCATGACCAGGTACTCAAAGCAGTTGCTGAGAGCATAGCCTCagccatcagcagcagcaagCAACATCATGCGCCAAAGAAGGCAATCTCTTTCATCAAAGCTGGGGTGAGACCTCGTGCACGTCCAAAGACAATAACAGGACTCCTTCACACAGCCCCTGATTGGCAGCTACACGTTGACCTGGGAAAACAACTGAGGTTCCCCCAGCACATTGTAAAAACATCTCTACGGCCAGACATGATCATCATCTCAGAGGCTTCAAAACACCTCATCATGCTGGAACTAACAGTGCCTTGGGAGGAGCGGATTGAGGAAGCCAACGAAAAGAAACGTGCCAAGTATCAGGAGCTGGTGGAGGACTGCAGGGGCAGGGGCTGGAGGACTTTCTATGAGCCAATAGAAGTTGGTTGCCGTGGCTTTGCAGGACGCTCCCTCTGTAAAGTGCTTGGCCGATTGGGAGTCAAAGGGGCGGCCAAAAGGAGGGCCATTCAATCCGCAAGTGAAGCGGCAGAGAAAGCCACGAGGTGGTTGTGGCTGAAAAGGGCAGATCCGTGGGTTGCTACTGGGACACAAGCAGGGACTTGA